From the genome of Pelobacter propionicus DSM 2379, one region includes:
- a CDS encoding DUF3108 domain-containing protein, with protein sequence MKRLHFCALAVLLCVLLLPSAGWCGAIDSRTSRFSVFSHGFRVGEATSVCSLEGSGERAMFRFSSSTRISASLLMRSYLLDKHEDALVGSGGTLRYSRTSRENGHPVVVQGELEHNEFRIRVTENRNVRTIVIPREQYDYTTMECPEMRLKREGETAALRLLDFETLEVVTRRYTWIRSEEIQVGGKSYRFRVVQFEDKNKRCRRWIRGDDVGVMIARQEGRGKAGSYSAKLVEYKTLLF encoded by the coding sequence ATGAAGCGATTACACTTCTGTGCGCTGGCTGTTCTGCTCTGTGTGCTGTTGCTGCCGTCGGCTGGCTGGTGCGGCGCAATCGATTCGAGAACCTCCCGCTTCTCCGTGTTCTCCCACGGTTTTCGTGTCGGGGAGGCAACCTCGGTCTGTTCCCTGGAGGGTAGCGGCGAGCGGGCCATGTTCAGGTTTTCCAGCTCCACCAGGATTAGCGCCAGCCTCCTGATGCGCTCCTATTTGCTGGACAAACATGAAGACGCGCTGGTTGGCAGTGGCGGAACCCTGCGCTATTCGCGCACCAGCAGGGAAAACGGACATCCCGTCGTTGTCCAGGGGGAGCTGGAGCACAACGAATTCCGCATCAGGGTGACCGAGAACCGGAATGTGCGCACCATCGTGATCCCCCGCGAACAGTATGACTACACGACCATGGAATGCCCGGAAATGCGACTGAAACGGGAGGGGGAGACGGCCGCCCTGCGCCTGCTTGATTTCGAGACTCTGGAGGTGGTGACGCGTCGCTACACCTGGATTCGCAGTGAGGAGATCCAGGTAGGCGGCAAGAGTTACCGCTTTCGGGTGGTTCAGTTCGAGGACAAGAACAAGCGTTGCCGTCGCTGGATCAGGGGGGATGACGTGGGTGTCATGATCGCCCGTCAGGAGGGGCGCGGAAAGGCCGGCAGTTATTCCGCCAAGCTGGTGGAGTACAAAACGCTGCTGTTTTGA
- a CDS encoding LutC/YkgG family protein — MYELFKTKAEAVGAEVHRFKTKADALDFIVSFLKDEGVSDAPKGYALWAEGPFLDGVDRTSLQAKAPGLKFQVTRELAADSLVGISEAGYALTDTGSLVTDQTAIVQRLVSTLPVIHVAIIGTDRILDGKPAVFAKINPSNSRYIAFITGPSRTADIERVLTIGVHGPKRLVIVFVDDLEGAN; from the coding sequence ATGTACGAACTTTTCAAGACAAAGGCGGAGGCGGTTGGCGCGGAAGTCCATCGTTTCAAAACGAAAGCTGATGCGCTGGATTTCATCGTCTCGTTTCTGAAGGACGAAGGGGTTAGTGATGCGCCCAAGGGATATGCCCTGTGGGCCGAGGGTCCCTTCCTGGACGGCGTCGACAGGACGTCGCTCCAAGCCAAGGCGCCCGGACTCAAGTTTCAGGTTACCCGCGAGCTGGCCGCCGACTCTTTGGTGGGGATCAGCGAGGCTGGCTATGCCCTGACCGACACCGGGTCGCTGGTGACCGACCAGACGGCAATCGTTCAGCGCCTGGTGTCGACCCTGCCCGTCATCCATGTGGCCATCATCGGGACGGATAGGATTCTGGACGGCAAACCGGCGGTCTTCGCTAAGATCAATCCGTCCAACAGCAGGTACATCGCTTTCATAACCGGTCCGAGCCGCACCGCCGACATCGAGCGGGTGCTGACCATAGGTGTGCATGGCCCCAAGAGATTGGTGATCGTCTTTGTCGATGATCTGGAAGGAGCAAACTGA
- a CDS encoding Rha family transcriptional regulator, which translates to MTTSLKVVEVFGKRHNHILRDIEKIKHDLPDDAQPIFGLSEYVDPTGRTLPMYQMSRDGFTLLAMGFTGVLANSERRGGDKGQIHFMMVIH; encoded by the coding sequence GTGACCACGAGTCTGAAGGTGGTAGAGGTGTTTGGGAAGCGGCACAACCACATTTTGAGGGACATCGAAAAAATAAAGCACGATTTGCCTGATGATGCTCAGCCCATTTTTGGGCTTAGTGAATATGTGGACCCAACCGGCAGGACACTGCCGATGTACCAGATGAGCCGTGACGGCTTTACTTTGCTGGCGATGGGGTTCACCGGAGTTCTTGCGAATAGTGAGAGGCGGGGGGGGGATAAAGGTCAGATTCATTTTATGATGGTCATCCACTGA
- a CDS encoding helix-turn-helix transcriptional regulator — translation MDRLLTLKEVSQITGKAVRTFYNAKSTGRYPLKFIKLGRSVRVKESDLIAWIESGES, via the coding sequence ATGGACAGGCTTTTAACGCTTAAAGAGGTTTCTCAGATTACTGGGAAAGCAGTAAGGACGTTTTACAATGCAAAGTCAACAGGGAGATATCCGCTCAAGTTCATCAAACTGGGTAGATCGGTGCGAGTCAAGGAAAGTGATCTGATAGCCTGGATCGAGAGCGGAGAATCCTAA
- a CDS encoding DUF4388 domain-containing protein, whose translation MPASMENVRVADISPSLNGSLSLTNVTDLIQFLASSYKNGLIQLTKHPEGTDGKIFFASGTITCVSTTTLSGLEALSYILSWNQGEFQFSPDVTSIEKNVGFSVQHSIMEAAVLHDQRSNSVNKGTASKSGMAIDSALEERSTIMSAPERDSTTVMGDLLLIPGIDAVVIVGRDGFVIESAGHSSRVNTDELGAALAHATNAIEEMGAELKVNVFQDLFIEYGKAVIMCKPVGDAIAAVIAPDASKLGIIRHKSKKYFEELALLF comes from the coding sequence ATGCCTGCAAGTATGGAGAACGTACGCGTTGCTGATATCAGTCCTTCATTGAATGGCAGCCTTTCCCTGACAAACGTAACGGATCTCATCCAATTCCTGGCTTCCAGCTACAAAAACGGGTTGATTCAACTGACCAAGCATCCCGAAGGGACGGACGGCAAAATCTTTTTTGCATCCGGAACCATTACCTGCGTATCCACAACCACCTTGTCAGGACTTGAGGCTCTCTCGTATATCTTGAGCTGGAACCAGGGAGAGTTTCAATTCAGCCCGGATGTCACCTCAATAGAAAAGAACGTTGGCTTCTCAGTGCAGCATTCCATCATGGAAGCCGCTGTACTGCATGACCAACGCAGCAATAGCGTTAACAAGGGAACAGCATCTAAATCAGGCATGGCTATCGATAGTGCCTTGGAAGAAAGGAGCACAATAATGTCGGCACCTGAACGAGATTCAACTACGGTTATGGGTGATTTGCTATTGATCCCGGGCATAGACGCGGTCGTCATTGTCGGGCGGGACGGATTCGTGATCGAATCGGCAGGCCACAGCAGCAGGGTTAACACGGATGAACTGGGAGCAGCGCTGGCTCATGCCACGAACGCCATCGAGGAAATGGGGGCAGAGCTGAAGGTAAACGTATTCCAGGATCTGTTCATCGAATACGGAAAAGCGGTAATCATGTGCAAACCAGTCGGTGACGCCATTGCCGCCGTCATAGCTCCCGATGCGTCCAAGCTCGGAATCATCAGGCATAAATCGAAAAAGTACTTTGAAGAACTTGCCCTACTATTCTAG
- the ldhH gene encoding L-lactate dehydrogenase (quinone) large subunit LdhH — protein sequence MKKEFKDSVSKAVHNATLTTALGKFSEAYKVNRAKAYEGIDFEALRQNIADRKAFAASHIDLLAASFKIKAEALGAKVFLADSPDKVKEYILKVARDNNVKSVVKSKSMASEEIHLNDFLIKNGMSVKETDLGEWIIQLAGQKPSHMVMPAIHMTKEEVAELFGKEVHERLTTDIPRLVEVARKELRSKFLEADMGITGGNLAVAETGSIVLVTNEGNARMVTTLPKIHIALVGIEKFVEKFEDIVPILTALPRSATAQLLTSYCSIITGPVENTDGSMKQLHIILMDNRRTEMSHDVKFKQAMQCIRCGSCLNVCPIFRLVGGHVFGSVYTGGIGTILTAWFEALQNSEDIQGLCIQCGNCKEVCPGKLDIPDMILEIRRRLVVDKGQSLTQKAIFSVVNNRKLFHSMLRAASITGKPFTSGGFIRHLPFFLSELTEGRSLPAIAAEPFRDRFKKIKQPKLKEKAAFYAGCLIDFAYPEMGESLIKILNKAGIEVIFPQDQTCCGAPARYNGAYEVAGNNAVDNITALLKEDVKYVVSACPTCTVALEHEFIATLESLGRTDWIPQAKKLAEKTVDFSTLVKKLVDEGRLSFRQGQKLGSFTYHDSCHLRRTLKVFEQPRELLQKAGYQLTEMFECDMCCGMGGSYSIKLPEISAPILQRKLANIKNTGASIVAMDCPGCVMQIGGGLHQDGAPIKVKHTLELLVDQVEGK from the coding sequence ATGAAAAAGGAATTCAAGGACTCTGTCAGCAAGGCCGTCCACAACGCGACACTGACCACCGCCCTGGGGAAATTCTCAGAGGCGTACAAGGTCAACCGCGCCAAGGCGTACGAGGGGATCGATTTCGAGGCGCTGCGCCAAAACATAGCCGACCGTAAGGCATTTGCGGCATCGCACATCGACCTGCTGGCTGCCTCGTTCAAGATCAAGGCCGAGGCCTTGGGCGCCAAAGTTTTTCTGGCCGACAGCCCGGACAAGGTCAAGGAGTATATCCTGAAAGTCGCCCGGGACAACAACGTCAAGAGCGTGGTCAAGTCCAAGTCCATGGCCAGCGAAGAGATCCACCTGAATGACTTCCTGATCAAGAACGGTATGTCGGTCAAGGAGACCGACCTGGGAGAGTGGATTATCCAGCTTGCCGGACAGAAGCCGTCCCACATGGTCATGCCGGCCATCCACATGACCAAGGAGGAGGTGGCCGAGCTGTTCGGCAAGGAGGTCCACGAGCGGCTGACCACCGATATACCCCGCCTGGTGGAGGTGGCCCGTAAGGAGCTGCGCTCCAAGTTCCTTGAGGCGGATATGGGTATCACCGGCGGCAACCTGGCGGTCGCCGAGACCGGTAGCATCGTTCTGGTCACCAACGAGGGAAACGCCAGGATGGTCACCACCCTCCCCAAGATCCACATCGCCCTGGTGGGGATCGAAAAGTTCGTGGAGAAGTTCGAGGATATCGTCCCGATCCTGACCGCCCTGCCGCGCAGCGCCACCGCCCAGCTCCTGACCAGCTACTGCTCTATCATCACCGGACCGGTTGAGAATACCGACGGCTCTATGAAGCAGCTGCACATCATCCTCATGGACAACCGCCGCACGGAGATGTCCCACGACGTCAAGTTCAAGCAGGCCATGCAGTGCATCCGCTGTGGATCCTGCCTGAATGTCTGCCCAATCTTCCGTCTGGTTGGCGGTCACGTCTTCGGCAGCGTCTACACCGGTGGCATTGGCACCATTCTCACCGCCTGGTTCGAGGCGCTGCAGAATTCCGAGGACATCCAGGGGTTGTGCATCCAGTGCGGCAACTGCAAGGAAGTCTGCCCCGGCAAGCTGGACATCCCAGACATGATCCTGGAGATCAGGCGCCGCCTGGTGGTGGACAAGGGGCAGTCCCTGACCCAGAAGGCCATCTTCAGCGTGGTTAACAACCGCAAGCTGTTCCACAGCATGCTCAGGGCCGCCTCCATCACGGGCAAGCCGTTTACCTCCGGAGGATTCATTCGCCATCTCCCCTTCTTCCTCTCCGAGTTGACCGAGGGGCGCAGTCTGCCGGCCATCGCCGCCGAACCGTTCCGGGATCGCTTCAAGAAGATCAAGCAGCCCAAGCTGAAGGAAAAAGCGGCCTTCTACGCCGGTTGCCTGATCGACTTCGCCTATCCGGAGATGGGGGAGTCGCTGATCAAAATCCTCAACAAGGCCGGCATCGAGGTGATCTTCCCCCAAGATCAGACCTGCTGCGGAGCACCGGCCCGCTACAACGGCGCCTACGAGGTGGCCGGCAATAACGCCGTGGACAACATCACCGCGCTGCTGAAAGAAGACGTGAAATACGTGGTCTCTGCCTGTCCTACCTGCACGGTGGCCTTGGAACATGAGTTCATCGCTACCCTGGAGAGCTTGGGTCGGACCGACTGGATTCCCCAGGCAAAAAAACTTGCCGAAAAAACGGTGGACTTCTCAACCCTGGTCAAGAAGCTGGTGGACGAGGGGCGCCTGAGCTTCAGGCAGGGGCAGAAGCTGGGCAGTTTCACTTACCACGACTCCTGTCATCTGAGGCGGACCCTGAAGGTATTTGAACAGCCGCGCGAACTGCTGCAGAAGGCTGGTTACCAGCTGACCGAGATGTTCGAATGTGACATGTGTTGCGGCATGGGTGGCTCCTATTCCATCAAGCTGCCCGAGATCTCTGCCCCGATTCTGCAGCGCAAGCTGGCCAATATCAAGAACACCGGAGCATCCATCGTTGCCATGGACTGCCCCGGTTGCGTGATGCAGATCGGCGGCGGCCTGCACCAGGATGGCGCCCCAATCAAGGTCAAGCACACCCTGGAGCTACTGGTGGACCAGGTGGAGGGCAAGTAG
- a CDS encoding HDOD domain-containing protein: MQIPAAILDSIESLHLPPIPQILLRFLHLTEDDRATLSDLAALVGQDPSLSARIFTVANSPALCHGRESKSLTQCLVTLGTRLSRTLAACLAVQRVFAPTIDKQQYSLTGFWSHSLRVAETSRAIADEINYIDPEEAYISGLLHDVGQLLLLGGMGKHYGALLAMSNDETELRDAELRVLHTDHAMIGAWLIDQWKLSSFMADAVLFHHSPPDAIVTADSLSQIVWSAHTFCNAPLSPESGQPLKTVEFDTINAILGISDQRLSALEQRCSERVALIAETLEIREAGIQKTLPAATTPLEATQQKQRTADPSLSLLEETVRDMALMHPLQQDLVSVDNESDLLLTVRESARILFGLGRTAFLLAQPDGKTLSGAPSHGQLAMLRQLEIPLDSGQSLAATSSRDRRSYCTFSSDLPAPISLVDVQISRILGSEGLLYVPLASRGRTIGVMVYGVSATQSGRVLEQLPWIDSFAQVAADSMGVWREMRTQEQRIETTLTARFERQTRRATHEAGNPLGIIKNYLSIISNKLSDRPEILQEMGILREEIDRVTAIMQRMNSLPDELPPADSLDINALIESMLALYGDTLFTERGIALEKSLDSRIRPTSIDRDSLKQILTNLWNNAADAMGTGDCFFIATHADVNQNGRPYVEISMTDTGPGLPADVMERLFQPLEPTRRPDHGGVGLSIVAGLVERMHGRITCQSRRGQGTTFSILLPHSGRDES; this comes from the coding sequence TTGCAGATACCAGCAGCAATTCTTGACTCAATCGAATCACTGCATCTGCCACCTATCCCGCAGATTCTGTTGAGATTTCTGCATCTTACCGAAGACGACCGCGCAACGCTCAGTGACCTTGCCGCGCTGGTGGGGCAGGACCCCTCCCTGAGCGCACGCATCTTCACCGTTGCCAACTCTCCGGCTCTCTGCCACGGTAGAGAGTCAAAGAGCCTCACCCAGTGCCTGGTAACCCTTGGCACACGCCTGTCACGAACCCTGGCCGCCTGCCTGGCTGTCCAGAGAGTCTTTGCCCCCACCATTGACAAGCAGCAGTACAGTCTCACCGGCTTCTGGAGCCATTCCCTGCGGGTTGCCGAAACGTCCCGCGCCATTGCGGACGAAATCAACTACATCGATCCGGAAGAGGCCTACATCTCCGGCCTGCTGCACGATGTGGGGCAACTACTCCTCCTGGGGGGAATGGGAAAGCACTACGGCGCCCTGCTGGCCATGAGCAACGATGAGACGGAACTCCGCGATGCCGAACTGCGCGTTCTCCACACCGACCACGCCATGATCGGCGCCTGGCTGATCGACCAGTGGAAGCTCTCCTCTTTTATGGCCGACGCGGTCCTCTTTCACCACAGCCCCCCCGACGCGATCGTCACCGCCGACAGCCTGAGCCAGATCGTCTGGTCCGCCCACACCTTCTGCAACGCCCCTCTCTCTCCCGAATCCGGCCAGCCTCTCAAAACCGTTGAATTCGATACGATAAACGCCATACTCGGTATCAGTGACCAAAGGCTATCGGCCCTGGAGCAGCGCTGTTCGGAACGGGTCGCCCTTATCGCCGAAACGCTCGAAATCCGCGAGGCCGGCATCCAGAAGACACTACCTGCGGCAACCACCCCGCTGGAAGCAACGCAACAAAAACAGCGGACCGCCGACCCTTCCCTCAGCCTGCTGGAGGAGACCGTACGGGACATGGCCCTGATGCACCCCCTGCAACAGGATCTCGTCTCGGTGGACAACGAATCCGACCTGCTCCTGACCGTGCGCGAATCGGCCCGCATACTCTTCGGCCTGGGGCGGACGGCTTTTCTGCTGGCACAGCCGGACGGAAAGACTCTCTCCGGCGCCCCCAGCCATGGCCAGCTGGCCATGCTGCGGCAGCTGGAAATCCCGCTGGATTCCGGCCAGAGCCTGGCGGCAACCAGCTCACGGGACAGGCGCTCCTACTGCACCTTTTCCAGCGATCTCCCCGCCCCCATCTCGCTGGTCGATGTCCAGATCAGCCGGATACTGGGAAGCGAGGGACTGCTGTATGTCCCCCTGGCAAGCCGCGGCAGAACAATCGGCGTTATGGTCTACGGCGTCAGCGCCACGCAATCGGGCCGGGTTCTCGAACAGCTCCCCTGGATAGACAGCTTCGCCCAGGTCGCCGCCGATAGCATGGGCGTCTGGCGCGAGATGCGCACACAAGAACAGCGGATCGAAACAACACTGACGGCACGCTTTGAACGCCAGACCCGCAGGGCGACCCATGAGGCCGGCAACCCACTGGGAATCATCAAAAACTACCTGAGCATCATCAGCAACAAACTCAGCGACCGCCCAGAAATACTGCAGGAAATGGGCATCCTGCGCGAGGAAATCGACCGCGTTACCGCTATCATGCAGCGCATGAACAGCCTCCCGGACGAGCTCCCCCCGGCGGATTCCCTGGACATCAACGCCCTGATCGAGAGCATGCTGGCGCTGTATGGCGACACTCTTTTCACCGAACGGGGAATCGCCCTGGAAAAGTCACTGGACTCCAGGATAAGGCCGACCAGCATTGACCGGGACAGCCTCAAGCAGATCCTGACCAACCTCTGGAACAATGCTGCCGATGCCATGGGGACCGGCGACTGCTTCTTCATCGCCACCCATGCCGATGTCAACCAGAATGGCCGCCCCTACGTGGAAATCAGCATGACCGATACCGGCCCCGGCCTGCCGGCGGATGTCATGGAGCGCCTCTTCCAGCCGCTGGAGCCCACCAGGCGCCCCGACCATGGCGGAGTCGGCCTCTCCATCGTGGCAGGACTGGTTGAACGCATGCATGGCCGCATCACCTGCCAGAGCAGGAGGGGACAGGGAACCACATTTTCTATCCTGCTGCCGCACTCCGGGAGGGACGAGTCGTGA
- a CDS encoding HGGxSTG domain-containing protein, with protein MPPELAELACGAKTRTGTPCKRKDIYSNGRCKFHGGLSTGPTTEEGKRKAAMNGVRPKKKRSL; from the coding sequence ATGCCTCCGGAACTGGCCGAATTGGCTTGTGGCGCCAAGACCAGAACCGGAACCCCCTGCAAGCGCAAGGACATCTATTCGAATGGACGCTGTAAGTTCCATGGTGGATTGAGTACTGGACCAACTACAGAGGAAGGCAAAAGGAAAGCTGCAATGAATGGGGTGAGGCCCAAAAAGAAGCGAAGCCTATGA
- a CDS encoding two-component system response regulator: MNSLNTTTRAALERHDRPHSILIVDDEPRMRTSLRILLQESGREILESKSGGEAIATLKTKQIDLVLLDIILPDISGLDVLEWITSRGDALPASVIIVSVDDNIDSAIHALRNGASEYIRKPYEPEVIQHKVRNILYRRHLERDHVLITSRLQHSEQLHRFLVESSPDLIFTLDNSGCFTFINSRIESLLGFSREELIGSCYDTIVLAEDLKTAQHPFTERRRGNRATTNLEIRLKCTPSHYRNFENHHIVVMMSSTGIYGEHDNDFPLARCFSGTYGVARDITDRKIAEETIAFQAFHDHLTHLPNQRLFKDRLEMAITHSKRHGGMVGVMFIDLDRFKIVNDTHGHAAGDELLKNVAHRLRHCIRAVDTLARKGGDEFTVLLPDLMRAEDAALIAEKIMHELGIPFSVAGQKFHVSASIGIAIVPRDGESIDTLLKSADIAMYRVKASGKNGYRFFTPDMNICYTKRISLENELRQAIPNSEFELFYQPQVSINGASIIGLEALIRWRHPTHGLLNPGDFIELAEETGMIGTITDWVLAEACRQLAHWRSMGFSDLRIAVNVSPKEFERDDMVEQLSRFMSTFQLPPDSLEVEITEKILLRDTPSVINKMKTLRERGIRISIDDFGTCYSSLNYLRQFPISTIKIDQSFVRDLSEEHRISPIIQAIIGIANGFGLHLLAEGVETHCQMQTLHALGCNEMQGYLFSRPAPAEQIEQMLCHTISHTTLQSPDFLTHPQLLSPLLTQGLQERPLA, encoded by the coding sequence GTGAACAGCCTGAACACGACAACCAGGGCTGCCCTTGAGCGTCACGACAGGCCGCACAGCATCCTGATTGTGGATGACGAGCCGCGCATGCGCACAAGCCTGCGCATCCTGCTGCAGGAGAGCGGGCGCGAAATACTGGAGAGCAAAAGCGGGGGCGAGGCGATCGCCACGCTGAAAACGAAGCAGATCGACCTGGTCCTGCTTGACATCATCCTCCCCGACATCTCCGGCCTGGATGTCCTGGAGTGGATCACCAGCAGGGGAGACGCACTCCCGGCCAGCGTCATCATAGTCAGCGTCGATGACAACATCGACTCAGCCATCCACGCCCTACGCAACGGTGCCTCTGAATATATCCGCAAACCGTACGAACCGGAGGTCATCCAGCACAAAGTCAGAAACATCCTCTACCGGCGCCACCTGGAACGCGACCATGTGCTGATAACTTCCCGCCTGCAACACTCGGAGCAGCTGCATCGCTTCCTGGTGGAGAGCTCTCCCGACCTGATCTTCACCCTGGACAACTCCGGCTGTTTTACGTTCATCAACAGTCGCATCGAATCGCTGCTCGGCTTCTCGCGCGAGGAGTTGATCGGCAGCTGCTACGACACCATCGTCCTTGCCGAGGACTTAAAAACAGCCCAGCACCCCTTTACCGAACGCCGCCGGGGCAACCGAGCCACCACCAACCTTGAGATACGGCTGAAGTGCACCCCCAGCCATTACCGTAACTTTGAGAATCACCATATCGTGGTGATGATGAGCTCAACCGGCATCTACGGCGAGCACGACAACGACTTCCCGCTTGCCCGCTGCTTCAGCGGCACCTATGGCGTGGCCCGCGACATCACCGACCGGAAAATCGCCGAGGAGACCATCGCCTTCCAGGCCTTCCACGACCACCTCACCCACCTGCCCAACCAGCGACTCTTCAAGGACCGCCTGGAAATGGCCATAACCCACTCCAAGCGCCATGGGGGAATGGTCGGAGTCATGTTCATCGATTTGGATCGTTTCAAGATCGTCAACGACACCCATGGTCACGCCGCCGGCGACGAACTACTGAAGAACGTCGCCCACCGCCTGCGCCACTGCATCCGCGCCGTGGACACCCTGGCGCGCAAGGGGGGAGACGAGTTCACCGTGCTGCTGCCGGATCTGATGCGCGCCGAGGACGCGGCCCTGATCGCCGAAAAAATCATGCACGAACTGGGTATCCCCTTTTCCGTTGCCGGACAGAAGTTTCACGTTTCCGCCAGCATCGGCATAGCCATCGTGCCACGGGACGGGGAGAGTATCGATACCCTTTTGAAGAGCGCCGACATCGCCATGTACCGGGTCAAGGCCAGCGGCAAGAACGGCTACCGCTTCTTTACCCCGGACATGAACATCTGTTACACCAAACGCATCAGCCTGGAAAACGAACTGCGCCAGGCGATCCCCAACTCGGAATTCGAACTATTCTACCAGCCCCAGGTCAGCATCAACGGAGCCTCCATCATCGGCCTTGAAGCGCTGATTCGTTGGCGTCACCCGACCCACGGCCTGTTGAATCCGGGAGATTTCATCGAACTGGCCGAGGAAACCGGCATGATCGGCACCATCACCGACTGGGTACTGGCCGAGGCCTGCAGACAGTTAGCCCACTGGCGTTCCATGGGGTTCAGCGACCTGCGCATTGCCGTGAACGTATCCCCCAAGGAGTTCGAACGGGACGACATGGTGGAGCAGCTCTCAAGATTCATGTCCACCTTCCAACTTCCACCGGACTCCCTGGAGGTGGAGATAACGGAAAAGATCCTCCTGCGCGACACCCCCAGCGTCATCAACAAGATGAAGACCCTGCGCGAACGGGGCATACGCATCTCCATCGACGATTTCGGCACCTGCTATTCGTCACTCAACTATCTGCGGCAGTTCCCCATCAGCACCATCAAGATCGACCAGTCCTTTGTACGCGACCTGTCGGAAGAACACCGCATCTCACCGATCATACAGGCCATCATCGGCATAGCCAATGGCTTCGGCCTGCACCTGCTGGCAGAAGGCGTGGAGACGCACTGCCAGATGCAGACCCTGCATGCACTGGGCTGCAACGAGATGCAGGGCTATCTGTTCAGCAGGCCGGCACCAGCCGAACAGATCGAGCAGATGCTGTGCCACACGATCTCACACACCACATTGCAATCGCCGGACTTCCTCACCCATCCGCAACTGCTCTCCCCTCTGCTCACTCAGGGCCTCCAGGAACGCCCCCTGGCTTGA
- a CDS encoding FIST signal transduction protein: MAGKIKEMIDFVLKQRAGGNPMLEKIIKTKMILKGINPGKFTPESEDNPEIVQQLEGMSMELGYLCPEASSNAASGSEESDSSTDNKLVNRLDIVTAYSSQDDIDDVCSELSKQFVLFDTKLVVFFASSKYAPEEISKKMQETFPHALVFGCSTAGEIVTGSMLNESVVAMGFNNESLLDAKIEVIEDIKDPEGVKKAFDSFTDHFGVAIADMPSKEYVGIILVDGLSSAEEGMMETIGDSTNVVFIGGSAGDDMKFKSTYLYANGKAYTNAALLALLKPGADFTFIKTQSCRDLGKPLVVTKADEARRVVLEFNGKPAATAYAEAVNCAVEDVTKHFTDNPVGLVIDGDPFVRTPQQIKDDGAMAFYCSVKEGMELSLLEATDIIEDTRNALLQAQKESGRIIGVMNFNCIMRKLELEQGNVTQQYGDLFSSVPTVGFSTYGEQYIGHLNQTATMLVFK, from the coding sequence ATGGCGGGAAAGATCAAAGAAATGATTGATTTTGTTCTCAAGCAGAGGGCTGGTGGCAACCCAATGTTGGAGAAGATCATCAAGACCAAAATGATTCTGAAAGGCATCAATCCAGGCAAATTCACACCAGAGTCAGAGGACAATCCGGAGATAGTGCAGCAACTGGAAGGAATGTCGATGGAACTGGGCTACCTTTGCCCCGAAGCCAGCTCCAACGCCGCCTCGGGTTCCGAAGAAAGCGATTCGTCAACCGACAACAAACTGGTCAACAGGCTGGACATCGTAACGGCATATTCGTCACAGGACGATATCGACGACGTATGCAGCGAGTTATCAAAGCAATTTGTTCTCTTCGACACAAAGCTCGTGGTCTTTTTCGCATCTTCAAAATACGCGCCCGAAGAGATCAGCAAAAAAATGCAGGAGACATTCCCACACGCCTTGGTCTTCGGATGTTCCACCGCGGGGGAAATTGTAACCGGTTCGATGCTGAATGAATCCGTTGTGGCCATGGGATTCAACAACGAATCACTGCTGGATGCAAAAATCGAAGTCATTGAAGACATCAAAGACCCGGAGGGGGTCAAAAAGGCTTTTGACTCCTTTACCGACCATTTCGGAGTTGCCATCGCCGACATGCCGTCAAAAGAATACGTCGGGATCATACTGGTTGACGGGTTGAGCAGTGCCGAAGAAGGTATGATGGAGACCATCGGCGATTCGACGAATGTCGTTTTCATCGGCGGTTCCGCCGGAGACGATATGAAGTTCAAATCCACCTACCTGTATGCGAACGGAAAAGCCTACACGAACGCGGCTCTGCTGGCATTGCTCAAACCGGGAGCGGATTTCACCTTCATCAAGACCCAGAGCTGCCGTGATCTCGGAAAACCTCTTGTTGTGACAAAGGCCGATGAGGCACGACGCGTGGTCCTTGAATTTAACGGCAAGCCAGCGGCAACAGCGTATGCCGAGGCGGTTAACTGCGCGGTTGAAGACGTGACCAAACACTTCACGGACAACCCGGTAGGGCTGGTGATAGACGGCGACCCCTTTGTCCGGACTCCCCAGCAGATCAAGGATGATGGCGCCATGGCATTTTATTGCAGCGTCAAGGAAGGAATGGAGCTGTCCCTCCTGGAGGCGACCGACATCATTGAAGACACTCGCAACGCACTCCTCCAGGCACAAAAGGAATCCGGAAGAATAATCGGGGTCATGAACTTCAATTGCATCATGAGGAAGCTGGAGCTTGAACAGGGCAATGTGACCCAGCAATACGGTGACCTTTTTTCTTCGGTACCAACGGTCGGATTCAGCACCTATGGAGAACAGTACATCGGCCATCTGAATCAAACCGCAACAATGCTGGTATTCAAGTAA